A region from the Lysobacter antibioticus genome encodes:
- a CDS encoding NAD(P)/FAD-dependent oxidoreductase produces MSATPSNTYDLIVVGAGIVGSACAERAVQEGLRVAVVEPGPVGGGATAAAMGHLVAMDDDPAELALSRYSLALWERFADLPEAEFSRCGTLWVAREAREFDGVAAKIARLAAAGVRAQRIDADELYRLEPGLTPGLCGGMLVADEAVVYPPRVAQHLLQRALQAGASDFLGRRVTALTANGARLDDGSELTGPVLVATGCAVPELLPQLPMRARKGHLVITERYPGRVRHQLLELGYADSAHGDADSSVAFNVQPRPTGQILIGSSREFGVEDRAVSLPMLRRMLERAFAFLPMLGELQALRVWTGFRPTTPDGRPYIGAVADRPRTWVAAGHEGLGVTTALGTAQLLLDQMLGRAPAIDPAPFLPERALR; encoded by the coding sequence ATGAGCGCAACGCCTTCCAACACCTACGACTTGATCGTGGTCGGTGCCGGCATCGTCGGCAGCGCCTGCGCCGAGCGTGCCGTGCAAGAAGGGCTGCGGGTCGCCGTGGTCGAGCCCGGCCCGGTCGGCGGCGGTGCCACCGCGGCGGCGATGGGGCATCTGGTGGCGATGGACGACGACCCGGCCGAGCTGGCCTTGTCGCGGTATTCGCTGGCCCTGTGGGAACGCTTCGCCGATCTGCCCGAAGCCGAATTCAGCCGTTGCGGCACCTTGTGGGTCGCGCGCGAGGCGCGCGAGTTCGACGGCGTCGCCGCCAAGATCGCGCGCCTGGCCGCGGCCGGCGTTCGCGCGCAACGAATCGACGCCGACGAGTTGTACCGACTAGAACCCGGGCTCACCCCGGGCCTGTGCGGCGGCATGTTGGTCGCCGACGAGGCGGTGGTGTATCCGCCGCGCGTCGCCCAGCATTTGCTGCAGCGCGCCCTGCAGGCCGGCGCCAGCGACTTCCTCGGTCGCCGCGTGACCGCGCTGACCGCGAACGGTGCGCGCCTCGACGACGGCAGCGAACTGACCGGCCCGGTGCTGGTCGCGACCGGCTGCGCCGTGCCCGAGCTGCTGCCGCAATTGCCGATGCGCGCACGCAAAGGGCACCTGGTCATCACCGAGCGCTACCCCGGGCGGGTGCGCCATCAATTGCTCGAACTCGGCTATGCCGACAGCGCCCACGGCGATGCCGACAGCAGCGTCGCCTTCAACGTGCAGCCGCGTCCGACCGGGCAGATCCTGATCGGTTCCTCGCGCGAGTTCGGTGTCGAGGACCGCGCGGTGTCGTTGCCGATGCTGCGGCGCATGCTCGAACGCGCCTTCGCGTTCCTGCCGATGTTGGGCGAATTGCAGGCGCTGCGGGTGTGGACCGGGTTCCGGCCGACCACGCCCGACGGCAGGCCTTACATCGGCGCCGTCGCCGACCGGCCGCGCACCTGGGTCGCGGCCGGCCACGAAGGGCTTGGCGTGACCACCGCGCTGGGCACGGCGCAGCTGTTGCTCGACCAGATGCTCGGCCGCGCGCCAGCCATCGATCCCGCGCCATTCTTGCCGGAGCGCGCGCTGCGATGA
- a CDS encoding N-acyl-D-amino-acid deacylase family protein, with product MSTRFAPAAATFDLVIADAWVLDGSGGPGYRADVAVDGERIAAIGAPDSLHGREREDARGLALAPGFIDVHTHDDRAVLDDPGVFNKLSQGVTTVITGNCGISLAPWRADREPPAPLSLIGGQADFRFERFRDYLDAVDAARPAVNVAAMVGHSTLRIAEVADLDRAADDAEIERMRARLREAMQAGAIGFSSGLFYKPSRAAPNSEVIELVRESGAHGGVYASHLRDEYDGVLEAIDEAVDAGEATHTPVVLSHHKCAGPANWGRTVETLARIDERRRRHWVGLDAYPYTAGSTVLDPDYVDGVIRILVSWSTPHPEQAGRDLGDIAADWQVDQKEAARRLHPAGAVYFQMREDDVRRVLGHDRTMIGSDGLPHDAHPHPRLWGAFPRVLGHYCRDEGLFHLPEAVRRMTALSADSFGLKRRGRIAPGLAADLVLFDPATIADRATFADPKQPAAGIRAVWVGGACALRDAHPTGERRGRALRREEERHAR from the coding sequence ATGAGCACAAGATTCGCACCGGCGGCAGCCACCTTCGATCTGGTCATCGCCGATGCCTGGGTGCTCGACGGCAGCGGCGGCCCCGGCTACCGCGCCGATGTCGCCGTCGACGGCGAACGCATCGCCGCGATCGGCGCGCCCGACAGCCTGCACGGACGCGAACGCGAGGACGCGCGCGGGCTCGCACTGGCACCGGGCTTCATCGACGTCCACACCCACGACGACCGCGCGGTGCTCGACGACCCCGGCGTGTTCAACAAGCTCAGCCAAGGCGTGACCACGGTGATCACCGGCAATTGCGGGATCAGCCTGGCGCCGTGGCGCGCCGACCGCGAACCGCCGGCGCCGCTGTCGTTGATCGGCGGCCAGGCCGATTTCCGTTTCGAACGCTTCCGCGACTACCTCGATGCGGTCGACGCGGCGCGCCCGGCGGTCAACGTGGCGGCCATGGTCGGTCATTCGACCCTGCGCATCGCCGAGGTCGCCGATCTCGACCGCGCCGCCGACGACGCCGAGATCGAACGCATGCGCGCGCGCTTGCGCGAGGCGATGCAGGCCGGCGCGATCGGTTTCTCCAGCGGCCTGTTTTACAAGCCGAGCCGGGCCGCGCCGAACAGCGAAGTGATCGAACTCGTCCGCGAGAGCGGCGCCCACGGCGGCGTCTACGCCTCGCACCTGCGCGACGAATACGACGGCGTGCTCGAAGCGATCGACGAAGCCGTCGATGCCGGCGAGGCCACGCACACCCCGGTGGTGCTGTCGCATCACAAGTGCGCCGGCCCCGCGAACTGGGGCCGCACCGTCGAGACCCTGGCGCGCATCGACGAACGCCGGCGCCGGCACTGGGTCGGCCTCGACGCCTATCCCTACACCGCCGGCTCGACCGTGCTCGATCCGGATTACGTCGACGGGGTGATCCGGATCCTGGTGAGCTGGTCGACGCCGCACCCCGAACAGGCCGGTCGCGACCTGGGCGATATCGCCGCCGATTGGCAAGTCGACCAAAAGGAAGCCGCGCGCCGCCTGCACCCGGCCGGCGCGGTGTATTTCCAGATGCGCGAGGACGACGTCCGCCGCGTGCTCGGCCACGACCGCACCATGATCGGCTCCGACGGCCTGCCGCACGACGCGCACCCGCATCCGCGCCTGTGGGGCGCGTTTCCGCGCGTACTCGGCCATTACTGCCGCGACGAGGGCCTGTTCCATCTGCCCGAAGCGGTGCGCCGCATGACCGCGCTGTCGGCCGACAGCTTCGGTCTGAAACGGCGCGGACGCATCGCCCCCGGACTCGCCGCCGACCTGGTGCTGTTCGACCCCGCCACCATCGCCGATCGCGCCACCTTCGCCGACCCCAAACAACCGGCCGCGGGTATACGCGCGGTCTGGGTCGGCGGTGCCTGCGCCTTGCGCGATGCCCATCCCACCGGCGAGCGCCGCGGCCGCGCTCTGCGCCGCGAGGAGGAACGCCATGCTCGATGA
- a CDS encoding RidA family protein produces the protein MQRRSFLLASAAAMTLLSGPAAASKPRSKVVDEAGGDSPTASDGESIHAAQTHPITAATRLLFVSGQIPVDAQGEAPRNFSAQCALAWANIETQLRAADMDLRHLAKLTVFLARARDRKREHEIRHRLLTGRADPAVSVVVTGIYDEAWRIEIEAIALA, from the coding sequence ATGCAGCGGCGCAGCTTCCTGCTGGCCAGTGCCGCGGCGATGACCTTGCTGTCGGGGCCTGCCGCAGCGTCGAAGCCCCGAAGCAAAGTCGTTGATGAAGCCGGCGGCGATTCGCCGACCGCGTCCGACGGCGAATCAATCCACGCCGCGCAAACTCATCCCATCACTGCCGCGACCAGGCTGCTGTTCGTCAGCGGCCAGATCCCGGTCGACGCACAGGGCGAGGCGCCGCGGAATTTTTCCGCACAATGCGCTCTCGCTTGGGCCAACATCGAGACGCAACTGCGCGCGGCCGACATGGACCTGCGCCACTTGGCGAAGCTGACTGTTTTTCTCGCCCGCGCGCGCGACCGCAAGCGCGAACATGAGATCCGCCACCGCCTGTTGACCGGCCGCGCCGATCCCGCGGTCAGCGTGGTGGTGACCGGCATCTACGACGAAGCCTGGCGCATCGAGATCGAGGCGATCGCGTTGGCATAA
- a CDS encoding RidA family protein: MSDSDSIVRYGLEPSGAGGQQLPFSPAVRAGDFVYISGQVAMNERGEIEQGGIEAQTRRTMENVKKVLGLAGCDLSHVVKITVWLDDTRDFWTFNRVYREYFGEQPPARSCVRSQMMVDCKIEIEAIAYSPLRGA, encoded by the coding sequence ATGAGCGATTCCGATTCCATCGTCCGCTACGGCCTGGAGCCCAGCGGCGCCGGCGGCCAACAACTGCCATTCTCGCCGGCGGTGCGTGCCGGCGACTTCGTCTACATCTCCGGCCAGGTCGCCATGAACGAGCGCGGCGAAATCGAGCAGGGCGGCATCGAGGCGCAGACGCGCCGGACCATGGAGAACGTCAAGAAAGTGCTCGGCCTGGCCGGCTGCGACTTGAGCCACGTGGTCAAGATCACCGTCTGGCTCGACGACACGCGCGACTTCTGGACCTTCAACCGCGTCTACCGCGAGTACTTCGGCGAGCAGCCGCCGGCGCGTTCGTGCGTGCGCTCGCAAATGATGGTCGATTGCAAGATCGAGATCGAAGCCATCGCTTACAGCCCGCTGAGGGGCGCTTAG
- a CDS encoding AraC family transcriptional regulator, whose protein sequence is MSLLIPADLMQTLCDALPDVVFFAKDASGRYSHANLTLVRRLGLKRREDVIGRDVTELFPARLGGRYAIQDRRVLDGETIENQLEVHLFPNRQPGWCLTGKRPLPLADGRTGLVGLSRDLGAPDGHHPTYERLRRVTEHMQAHFAGALRVTALAELAKLSVAQLERHFQRVFQLTPQQALTKIRIEAAMRLLQEEASIAEVGQSCGFSDQSAFARQFKATVGMAPREYRTLHRDYRSKI, encoded by the coding sequence ATGTCCCTACTGATTCCCGCCGACCTCATGCAGACCCTGTGCGACGCCCTGCCGGACGTGGTGTTTTTCGCCAAGGACGCGTCCGGCCGCTACAGCCACGCCAACCTGACCCTGGTGCGCCGGCTCGGCCTGAAGCGGCGCGAGGACGTGATCGGCCGCGACGTCACCGAGCTGTTTCCGGCCCGCCTCGGCGGCCGCTATGCGATCCAGGACCGGCGCGTGCTCGACGGCGAGACCATCGAGAACCAGCTCGAAGTGCATTTATTCCCTAACCGGCAACCGGGCTGGTGCCTGACCGGCAAGCGCCCGCTGCCGCTGGCCGACGGCCGCACCGGCCTGGTCGGCCTGTCGCGCGACCTCGGCGCGCCCGACGGCCATCACCCGACCTACGAACGCCTGCGCCGGGTCACCGAACATATGCAGGCGCACTTCGCCGGTGCCTTGCGCGTGACCGCGTTGGCCGAACTGGCCAAGCTGTCGGTCGCGCAACTGGAACGCCATTTCCAGCGCGTGTTCCAGCTGACCCCACAGCAGGCCCTGACCAAGATCCGCATCGAAGCGGCGATGCGGTTGCTGCAGGAAGAGGCGAGCATCGCCGAGGTCGGCCAGTCCTGCGGCTTCTCCGACCAGAGCGCGTTCGCGCGCCAGTTCAAGGCCACCGTCGGCATGGCGCCCAGGGAGTACCGGACTTTGCACCGCGATTACCGTTCCAAGATTTGA
- a CDS encoding arginase family protein: MRLAIGPAVLGAALSSLLPACAQPPPVAPGAALSNLAALVVIDAPSNLGLRPPAPGVEPGVRKLPEALRATGLLQRLRADDGGRVDAPPYSPAADFAIGFRNGAALRDYSQALADRLMPLLAQGRFVLVLGGDCSVLLGSGLALKQRGRYGLAFIDAHDDFSFIRDRRRYRGLLTAAGLDLGLATGHGPAALSDLRGRSPYFRSDDVVHLGLAVADQDRVDYEVESFERSGIHAIDAAAIRRLGAERAGREARARLEARPTKGYWIHLDADVLAERVMPAVDSPNPGGLDFAQLRALLAQLLASPDAVGMELTIFDPDLDPDGRLASHLADTVAGAFEDSGRWSRQGAADAASPAPAR, from the coding sequence ATGCGCCTCGCGATCGGACCTGCGGTGCTCGGCGCCGCCTTGTCTTCGCTGCTGCCGGCCTGCGCTCAGCCGCCGCCCGTCGCGCCCGGAGCCGCCTTGTCGAACCTTGCCGCCCTCGTCGTCATCGATGCGCCGAGCAACCTGGGCTTGCGTCCGCCGGCGCCGGGTGTCGAACCGGGCGTGCGCAAACTCCCCGAGGCCTTGCGCGCGACCGGGCTGCTGCAGCGCCTGCGTGCCGATGATGGCGGCCGCGTCGACGCGCCGCCTTATTCGCCCGCTGCCGACTTCGCGATCGGCTTTCGCAATGGCGCCGCGCTGCGCGACTACAGCCAGGCCCTGGCCGACCGCCTGATGCCGCTGCTCGCCCAGGGCCGGTTCGTGCTGGTGCTCGGCGGCGATTGCAGCGTACTGCTCGGCAGCGGCCTGGCCCTCAAGCAGCGAGGCCGCTACGGCCTGGCCTTCATCGATGCCCACGACGACTTTTCCTTCATCCGCGACCGCCGCCGTTATCGCGGGCTGTTGACCGCGGCCGGGCTCGATCTCGGCCTGGCGACCGGGCACGGCCCGGCGGCGCTGTCCGACCTGCGCGGTCGTTCGCCTTATTTCCGCAGCGACGATGTCGTCCATCTTGGCTTGGCGGTCGCCGACCAGGACCGGGTCGACTACGAGGTCGAGAGTTTCGAGCGTTCCGGTATCCACGCCATCGATGCTGCGGCGATCCGCCGTCTCGGCGCCGAACGCGCCGGGCGCGAGGCGCGCGCTCGGCTGGAGGCGAGGCCGACCAAGGGTTACTGGATTCATCTCGACGCCGATGTGCTGGCCGAGCGGGTGATGCCGGCGGTCGACTCGCCGAACCCCGGCGGCCTCGACTTCGCGCAACTGCGTGCCTTGCTCGCCCAACTGCTCGCCAGCCCGGATGCGGTCGGCATGGAATTGACGATCTTCGATCCCGATCTCGACCCCGACGGGCGCCTCGCGTCGCATCTGGCCGATACCGTCGCGGGTGCCTTCGAAGACAGCGGCCGCTGGTCGCGGCAAGGCGCTGCGGACGCGGCATCGCCCGCACCGGCACGCTGA
- a CDS encoding MurR/RpiR family transcriptional regulator, which yields MSDNLIPKIRGALDTLRPAERKVAQTVLADLDFAIHASIGALAIRANVSEPSVTRFCRAIGCEGLRQFKVQLAHSLAVGVPYQTVTIDKDDDAATLVHKVCDSISAALHDVRERTDPAALDAAAGLIAGARRVCCIGVGSGSGVVAQDAFLRFLRLDIAATAHSDGHLQRLASGMLDANDVLFAISLSGRSPEVNDSVRIAKQRGARIIALTQAGTPLGWDADVPLLLPPSSAATPYSPGVSRLMQLAVIDMLAIAVALRQEPGVLEKARRAKAEVERTQVPGRS from the coding sequence GTGTCCGACAACCTCATCCCCAAGATCCGCGGAGCGCTCGACACCTTGCGTCCGGCCGAGCGCAAGGTCGCGCAGACCGTGCTGGCCGACCTGGACTTCGCGATTCACGCCAGCATCGGCGCGCTGGCGATACGCGCCAACGTGTCCGAGCCCAGCGTGACCCGCTTCTGCCGCGCGATCGGCTGCGAAGGCCTGCGCCAGTTCAAGGTCCAGCTCGCCCACAGCCTCGCCGTCGGCGTGCCCTACCAGACCGTCACCATCGACAAGGACGACGACGCCGCGACCCTGGTGCACAAGGTCTGCGACAGCATCTCCGCGGCCCTGCACGATGTGCGCGAGCGCACCGACCCGGCTGCGCTCGACGCCGCCGCCGGCTTGATCGCCGGCGCTCGACGCGTGTGCTGCATCGGGGTGGGCTCGGGCTCGGGGGTGGTCGCGCAGGACGCCTTCCTGCGCTTCCTGCGCCTGGACATCGCCGCCACCGCGCACAGCGACGGCCATCTGCAGCGGCTCGCCTCGGGCATGCTCGACGCCAACGACGTGTTGTTCGCGATCTCCCTGTCGGGCCGCAGCCCGGAGGTCAACGACAGCGTGCGCATCGCCAAGCAGCGCGGCGCGCGCATCATCGCCCTGACCCAGGCCGGCACGCCGTTGGGCTGGGACGCCGACGTGCCGTTGTTGCTGCCGCCGTCGAGCGCGGCAACGCCGTACTCGCCGGGCGTGTCGCGGCTGATGCAGTTGGCGGTGATCGACATGCTGGCGATCGCGGTCGCGCTGCGCCAGGAACCGGGCGTGCTCGAGAAAGCGCGTCGGGCCAAGGCCGAAGTCGAACGCACCCAGGTTCCCGGCCGCTCATGA
- a CDS encoding SDR family oxidoreductase — MSQSRLTLITGAAGGIGRGLLARFVAGGDRVLAHDRDADALTALAASFAPGQVLTAASELSDLDALRAALAPVTEAHGPIGAVIANAGSAEGLSLAGTAPGAWQRDVDVNLNAGYCTVEAALDGLKRTRGNIVFIGSVNGLAALGHPAYSAAKAGLISYAKSIAIEYGRLGLRANVICPGTVKTQAWQARADKHPQVFEDLKKWYPLGDFATPEDIAEAAWFLASPQARMISGAVLPVDGGLMAGNRVMASELTLETY, encoded by the coding sequence ATGAGCCAAAGCCGTTTGACCTTGATCACCGGAGCCGCGGGCGGCATCGGCCGAGGATTGCTCGCCCGTTTCGTCGCCGGCGGCGATCGCGTGCTCGCTCACGATCGCGATGCCGATGCGCTGACCGCGCTGGCTGCGAGCTTCGCGCCCGGGCAAGTGCTGACGGCGGCGTCCGAGCTGTCCGATCTCGACGCCTTGCGCGCCGCACTCGCGCCGGTCACCGAAGCGCACGGCCCGATCGGCGCGGTCATCGCCAACGCCGGCAGCGCCGAAGGACTGAGCCTGGCCGGCACCGCGCCGGGCGCGTGGCAGCGCGACGTCGACGTCAACTTGAACGCCGGCTACTGCACCGTGGAAGCGGCGCTCGACGGGCTAAAGCGTACCCGCGGCAACATCGTCTTCATCGGCTCGGTCAACGGCCTCGCCGCACTCGGCCATCCGGCCTACAGCGCGGCCAAGGCCGGCTTGATCAGCTACGCCAAATCGATCGCGATCGAATACGGCCGGCTCGGCCTGCGCGCCAACGTGATCTGCCCGGGCACGGTCAAGACTCAGGCCTGGCAGGCGCGCGCCGACAAGCACCCGCAAGTGTTCGAGGACTTGAAGAAGTGGTACCCGCTCGGCGACTTCGCCACGCCCGAGGACATCGCCGAGGCCGCCTGGTTCCTCGCTTCGCCGCAGGCTCGCATGATCAGCGGCGCGGTGTTGCCGGTCGATGGTGGCCTGATGGCCGGCAACCGGGTGATGGCCAGCGAACTCACTCTGGAGACGTACTGA
- a CDS encoding amino acid deaminase: MSEALRQLGQNLLLPGVKGLPLQQATRQDAIGGLGLHVLDGTLSYPVAVLRESTLAHNIAWMRDFVERAGALLAPHGKTTMSPQLFQAQLDAGAWAITLATIPQLRIAHRFGVRRVLLANQPVAIADIESLAALLRDDPGFEAWVLVDSSAGARRLADVMRRLAPQRRLPVLVELGAEGGRTGVRGLDAARVLAREVAASPALRLAGIEGYEGLWVGADRDSDLARVRGLLAEMVELTRRCDDEGLFDGEEILISAGGSAYFDFVADAFATVGATTRPLRRVLRSGCYLTSDHGFYHGLQQEMRTRHDASFRHGLQPALEVWAAVQSRPEPGLALLTLGKRDASYDIDLPKPLCWHRPGEPAPSPMRDARIAKMNDQHAYLELPHDHPLQVGDLVATGISHPCTTFDKWQVLLTVDDGYRVTGAINTFF, encoded by the coding sequence ATGAGCGAGGCGCTGCGTCAGCTCGGGCAGAATTTGTTGCTCCCCGGCGTCAAGGGATTGCCGTTGCAGCAAGCCACGCGCCAGGACGCGATCGGCGGGCTCGGCCTGCACGTTCTCGACGGCACTCTGTCGTATCCGGTCGCGGTGCTGCGCGAGTCCACCCTCGCCCACAACATCGCCTGGATGCGCGATTTCGTCGAACGCGCCGGCGCCCTGCTCGCGCCGCACGGCAAGACCACCATGAGCCCGCAGTTGTTCCAGGCCCAACTCGATGCCGGCGCCTGGGCGATCACCCTGGCGACGATCCCGCAATTGCGCATCGCTCATCGTTTCGGCGTGCGCCGGGTGCTGCTGGCCAATCAGCCGGTCGCGATCGCCGACATCGAAAGCCTGGCCGCGCTGCTGCGCGACGACCCCGGTTTCGAGGCCTGGGTCCTGGTCGATTCCTCGGCCGGCGCACGACGCCTCGCCGATGTGATGCGGCGGCTCGCGCCGCAACGTCGATTGCCGGTGCTGGTCGAACTCGGCGCCGAAGGCGGCCGCACCGGCGTGCGCGGGCTCGACGCCGCGCGGGTACTCGCGCGCGAGGTCGCCGCGAGCCCGGCGTTGCGCCTGGCCGGCATCGAAGGCTACGAAGGCCTGTGGGTCGGCGCCGACCGCGACAGCGACTTGGCACGCGTGCGCGGCCTGCTCGCCGAAATGGTCGAGCTGACCCGTCGCTGCGACGATGAGGGCCTGTTCGACGGCGAGGAGATTTTGATCAGCGCCGGCGGCTCGGCTTATTTCGATTTCGTCGCCGATGCCTTCGCCACCGTCGGCGCGACCACGCGCCCCCTGCGACGCGTACTGCGCTCGGGGTGTTACCTCACCTCCGACCACGGCTTCTATCACGGCCTGCAACAGGAAATGCGTACCCGCCACGACGCCAGCTTCCGCCACGGCCTGCAGCCGGCGCTGGAAGTGTGGGCGGCGGTGCAGTCGCGTCCGGAGCCGGGCCTGGCCCTGCTCACCCTCGGCAAGCGCGATGCGTCCTACGACATCGACCTGCCCAAGCCGCTGTGCTGGCATCGCCCCGGCGAGCCGGCGCCGTCGCCGATGCGCGATGCGCGCATCGCCAAGATGAACGATCAGCATGCCTATCTCGAACTGCCGCACGACCATCCGCTGCAGGTCGGCGATCTCGTCGCCACCGGCATCTCCCACCCTTGCACCACCTTCGACAAATGGCAGGTGCTGCTGACGGTCGACGACGGCTATCGCGTCACCGGCGCGATCAACACTTTCTTCTGA
- a CDS encoding Gfo/Idh/MocA family protein: protein MNRRDFLATSATAGTVLASTAFTPAFARKRSKLRLGLIGTGMRGQVLLKELVRRDDVEVVALCDVEPIMLGRALKMIEKAGRPKPATYGEGGDNDAYRKMLDKGGLDGVIIATPWEFHAPMAIAAMQAHIAVACEVVAGITLDDHWQVLRTQQKTGTPYMLLENVCYRRDVLAVLNMVRQGLFGEIVHLQGGYQHDLRAVKLNSGSPERATGGGVEFGAKGWSEARWRTEHSVQRDGELYPSHGIGPCAMVANIHRGNRFTYLSSFSSKARGLHDYIVKQAGPEHPNAKVKFKLGDLVTTQIACENGETILLQHDTSLPRPYSLGFRVQGTDGLWMDINDSIHIEGKTTPHEWDKAEAWLEKYDHPLWQRFAETAAGAGHGGMDYFVVHAFIEALKADAPMPIDIYDAVAWSAITPLSEQSIAEHKTVEFPDFTEGKWKNRKPIFALNDRY from the coding sequence ATGAACCGACGCGACTTCCTCGCTACCTCCGCGACCGCGGGCACCGTATTGGCCAGCACGGCGTTCACACCGGCCTTCGCCCGCAAACGCTCGAAGTTGCGCCTGGGCCTGATCGGCACCGGCATGCGCGGCCAGGTGCTGCTCAAGGAGCTGGTGCGTCGCGACGACGTCGAGGTCGTCGCGTTGTGCGACGTGGAGCCGATCATGCTCGGCCGCGCGCTGAAGATGATCGAGAAGGCCGGCCGGCCCAAGCCGGCGACCTACGGCGAAGGCGGCGACAACGACGCCTATCGCAAGATGCTCGACAAGGGCGGACTCGACGGTGTGATCATCGCCACGCCCTGGGAGTTCCATGCGCCGATGGCGATCGCGGCGATGCAGGCGCACATCGCGGTCGCTTGCGAAGTGGTCGCCGGCATCACCCTCGACGACCATTGGCAGGTGCTGCGCACCCAGCAAAAGACCGGAACGCCCTACATGCTGCTGGAGAACGTGTGCTATCGCCGCGACGTGCTGGCGGTGCTGAACATGGTGCGGCAGGGCCTGTTCGGCGAAATCGTGCATCTGCAGGGCGGCTACCAGCACGACCTGCGCGCGGTGAAACTCAACAGCGGCAGCCCCGAGCGCGCCACCGGCGGCGGCGTCGAATTCGGCGCCAAGGGCTGGTCGGAGGCGCGCTGGCGCACCGAACATTCGGTCCAGCGCGACGGCGAGCTGTACCCGAGCCACGGCATCGGCCCCTGCGCGATGGTCGCCAACATCCATCGCGGCAACCGTTTCACCTACCTCAGCTCGTTCTCGAGCAAGGCGCGCGGCCTGCACGACTACATCGTCAAGCAGGCCGGCCCGGAGCATCCGAACGCCAAGGTCAAGTTCAAGCTCGGCGACCTGGTCACCACCCAGATCGCCTGCGAAAACGGCGAGACCATCCTGCTGCAGCACGACACCTCGTTGCCGCGTCCGTACTCGCTCGGCTTCCGCGTGCAGGGCACCGACGGCCTGTGGATGGACATCAACGATTCGATCCACATCGAAGGCAAGACCACGCCGCACGAGTGGGACAAGGCCGAGGCCTGGCTGGAGAAGTACGATCACCCGCTGTGGCAGCGGTTCGCCGAGACCGCGGCCGGCGCCGGCCACGGCGGCATGGACTACTTCGTCGTGCACGCCTTCATCGAGGCGCTCAAGGCCGATGCGCCGATGCCGATCGACATCTACGACGCGGTCGCCTGGAGCGCGATCACGCCGTTGTCGGAGCAGTCCATCGCCGAGCACAAGACCGTGGAATTCCCGGATTTCACCGAAGGCAAGTGGAAGAATCGCAAGCCGATCTTCGCCTTGAACGACCGCTACTGA
- a CDS encoding 4-hydroxyproline epimerase — protein sequence MHSLDIIDSHTGGEPTRVVVAGFPDLGSGSLAEKRERFRAEFDHWRQAIACEPRGSDTVVGALLLPPSEPEAAAAVIFFNNVGYLGMCGHGTIGLVRTLQHLGRIQPGRHRIETPVGTVGAELHDDGRVSVDNVESWRHLAGVRIEVPGYGEVVGDVAWGGNWFFIARVARVISLLHQRELSDYSEAIRHALEAAGVSGADGAPIDHIELETPSTTPGVDARNFVLCPGLAYDRSPCGTGTSAKLACLAADGKLAADAVWRQESVLGSVFEGRYRPGPRGVLPTITGSAYITAHAQLLIDEADPFAWGIAAK from the coding sequence ATGCACAGCCTAGACATCATCGACTCCCACACCGGCGGCGAACCGACCCGGGTCGTGGTTGCCGGCTTCCCCGATCTGGGCAGCGGCAGCCTGGCCGAGAAGCGCGAGCGCTTCCGTGCCGAATTCGACCACTGGCGCCAGGCCATCGCCTGCGAGCCGCGCGGTTCCGACACGGTGGTCGGGGCCTTGCTGCTGCCGCCGAGCGAGCCCGAGGCCGCCGCCGCAGTGATCTTCTTCAACAACGTCGGCTATCTGGGCATGTGCGGCCACGGCACCATCGGTCTGGTGCGCACCCTGCAGCACCTCGGCCGGATTCAGCCGGGCCGGCACCGCATCGAAACGCCGGTCGGCACGGTCGGTGCCGAACTGCACGACGACGGCCGGGTTTCGGTCGACAACGTCGAAAGCTGGCGCCATCTGGCCGGCGTGCGCATCGAGGTACCGGGTTACGGCGAAGTCGTCGGCGATGTCGCCTGGGGCGGCAACTGGTTCTTCATCGCCCGCGTCGCGCGGGTGATCTCGCTGCTGCACCAGCGCGAGCTCAGCGACTATTCCGAAGCGATCCGGCATGCGCTGGAAGCGGCCGGCGTGAGCGGCGCCGACGGCGCGCCGATCGATCACATCGAACTGGAAACGCCGTCGACCACGCCCGGCGTCGACGCGCGCAACTTCGTCCTGTGCCCGGGCCTGGCCTACGACCGTTCGCCCTGCGGCACCGGCACCAGCGCCAAGCTGGCCTGCCTCGCCGCCGACGGCAAGCTCGCGGCGGACGCGGTGTGGCGCCAGGAGAGCGTGCTCGGCAGCGTGTTCGAAGGGCGTTATCGCCCGGGCCCGCGCGGCGTCCTGCCGACCATCACCGGCAGCGCATACATCACCGCACACGCGCAGTTGTTGATCGACGAAGCCGACCCCTTCGCCTGGGGCATCGCGGCGAAGTGA